One genomic region from Paracoccus pantotrophus encodes:
- a CDS encoding glutathione S-transferase family protein, translated as MPTLFYHAGACSLAPHIVLEWTRAPYQAVAVEFGSAELLAVNPAGAVPVLREDDGWTLTQAGAILHHLARKHPEADLAGGDGLRAQAELDRWSSFFTGDLHPAFFPLFTPQRYTTRRDEADREAVQEAARKLVRKRLALLDAHLDGRDWILGRRSVIDAYAFPMLRWAAKLLPEGTDGWANVQALHDRIAADPAVQTVLAREEGA; from the coding sequence ATGCCCACCCTGTTCTACCATGCCGGCGCCTGCTCGCTCGCGCCCCATATCGTGCTGGAATGGACCCGCGCGCCCTATCAGGCGGTGGCGGTCGAATTCGGCTCGGCCGAACTGCTGGCGGTGAACCCGGCCGGCGCCGTGCCGGTGCTGCGCGAGGATGACGGCTGGACCCTGACCCAGGCGGGCGCGATCCTGCACCACCTGGCGCGCAAGCATCCCGAGGCCGACCTGGCCGGCGGCGACGGCCTGCGGGCGCAGGCGGAACTCGACCGCTGGTCGAGCTTCTTCACCGGCGACCTGCATCCGGCCTTCTTCCCGCTGTTCACGCCGCAACGCTATACCACCCGCCGCGATGAGGCCGACCGCGAGGCGGTGCAGGAGGCCGCGCGCAAGCTGGTCCGCAAGCGGCTGGCGCTGCTGGACGCGCATCTGGATGGCCGCGACTGGATCCTGGGCCGCCGCTCGGTGATCGACGCCTATGCCTTTCCGATGCTGCGTTGGGCGGCGAAGCTGCTGCCCGAGGGAACCGATGGCTGGGCCAATGTGCAGGCCCTGCATGACCGCATCGCGGCCGATCCGGCCGTGCAGACCGTCCTTGCCCGCGAAGAGGGCGCATAA
- a CDS encoding VOC family protein, with amino-acid sequence MPTGIHHVTGITRRVQANVDFYAGFLGLRLVKRTGGFEDAEQLHLFYGDALGSPGSLVTFLVWEDGAPGRVGHGQVAEIALAVPPASIGDWLTRAMTARVPVEGPLRERGETVLRLKDPDGVIVKLVGADLPATAPLPDPIAPTRLRGVTILTEQPAATRDFLTRFGYRPGSTEGAAQRMESDTDVVDIRDATGFFPGIPGTGILDHVAFRAPDADAVRRMRLALKDTDATSVHDRKYFLSLYVREPAGTLLEYATDAPGFTVDEAAEHLGETLFVPPHDAARAEDLRVILPQFALPGEERSPMRELHFIHRFHRPENPDGSTIVLLHGTGGNESDLMPLAHRIAPNATLLGVRGRSTEEGINRWFRRYDAVTYDQEDIRAEVEAFAGFIAEAARAYGLDPAALTYLGYSNGANLLGAVMQLHPGLIGRAVLLRAVQVLEEPPALETQALAGSRVLMLTGARDPFARMAPALERALQDGGTALEARTLDAGHELRPEDASLTAGWLGHG; translated from the coding sequence ATGCCCACCGGCATCCATCACGTCACCGGCATTACCCGCCGGGTGCAGGCCAATGTCGATTTCTACGCCGGCTTCCTGGGCCTGCGCCTGGTCAAGCGCACCGGCGGCTTCGAGGATGCCGAGCAATTGCACCTGTTCTATGGCGACGCGCTCGGCTCGCCCGGCTCGCTCGTCACCTTCCTGGTCTGGGAGGACGGGGCGCCGGGCCGGGTCGGCCATGGCCAGGTGGCGGAAATCGCGCTGGCCGTGCCGCCCGCCAGCATCGGCGACTGGCTGACCCGCGCCATGACCGCGCGCGTGCCGGTCGAGGGGCCGCTGCGCGAGCGGGGCGAGACGGTGCTGCGGCTGAAGGATCCCGACGGCGTGATCGTCAAGCTGGTGGGGGCGGACCTGCCCGCCACGGCCCCCTTGCCCGATCCGATCGCGCCGACGCGGCTGCGCGGCGTCACCATCCTGACCGAACAGCCCGCAGCGACGCGGGATTTCCTGACCCGCTTCGGCTATCGCCCCGGCTCGACCGAGGGCGCGGCGCAGCGCATGGAATCGGACACGGATGTCGTCGACATCCGCGATGCGACCGGCTTCTTTCCGGGCATTCCCGGTACCGGCATCCTGGATCACGTCGCCTTCCGGGCGCCGGACGCCGATGCCGTGCGCCGGATGCGGCTGGCGCTGAAGGATACCGACGCGACCAGCGTGCATGACCGGAAATATTTCCTGTCGCTCTATGTGCGCGAGCCGGCGGGAACGCTGCTGGAATATGCCACCGACGCCCCCGGGTTCACCGTGGACGAGGCGGCCGAGCACCTGGGCGAGACGCTGTTCGTCCCGCCCCATGACGCGGCCCGCGCCGAGGACCTGCGCGTGATCCTGCCGCAATTCGCCCTGCCGGGCGAGGAAAGGAGCCCGATGCGCGAGTTGCATTTCATCCACCGCTTCCACCGGCCGGAAAACCCGGACGGCAGCACCATCGTCCTGCTGCACGGCACCGGCGGCAACGAATCCGACCTGATGCCGCTGGCGCATCGGATCGCGCCGAACGCCACGCTGCTGGGCGTCCGCGGCCGCTCGACCGAGGAAGGCATCAATCGCTGGTTCCGCCGCTATGACGCGGTGACCTATGACCAAGAGGACATCCGCGCCGAGGTCGAGGCCTTTGCCGGCTTCATCGCCGAGGCGGCGCGGGCCTACGGCCTGGACCCCGCGGCGCTGACCTATCTGGGCTATTCCAACGGCGCGAACCTGCTGGGCGCGGTCATGCAGCTGCATCCCGGCCTGATCGGCCGGGCGGTTCTGCTGCGCGCCGTGCAGGTGCTGGAGGAGCCGCCGGCGCTGGAGACGCAGGCCCTGGCCGGCAGCCGGGTGCTGATGCTGACCGGCGCCCGCGATCCCTTTGCCCGCATGGCCCCGGCGCTGGAGCGCGCCCTGCAGGACGGCGGCACGGCGCTGGAGGCGCGCACGCTCGATGCCGGGCACGAGCTTCGGCCCGAGGATGCGTCGCTGACCGCTGGGTGGCTGGGTCACGGCTGA